In Clarias gariepinus isolate MV-2021 ecotype Netherlands chromosome 1, CGAR_prim_01v2, whole genome shotgun sequence, one DNA window encodes the following:
- the ppm1la gene encoding protein phosphatase 1L isoform X2: MVERFSASHEEAGTTCLVALLSDRELTVANVGDSRGVLCDKDGNAVALSHDHKPYQLKERKRIKRAGGFISFNGSWRVQGILAMSRSLGDYPLKNLNVVVPDPDVLTFDLDKLQPEFMILASDGLWDAFSNEEAVRFVRERLDEPHYGAKSIVLQSFYRGCPDNITVMVVKFKSIKNEE, from the exons ATGGTGGAAAGGTTCTCCGCCTCGCACGAAGAAGCAG GTACCACGTGTTTGGTGGCTTTGCTGTCGGATCGAGAGTTGACGGTGGCGAACGTCGGCGACTCCCGTGGCGTTTTGTGCGATAAGGACGGGAACGCCGTGGCTTTATCTCACGACCACAAGCCTTATCAGCTGAAAGAGCGCAAGAGAATCAAACGTGCAG GGGGTTTCATTAGTTTCAACGGCTCATGGCGGGTCCAGGGCATCCTGGCCATGTCGCGCTCTCTGGGCGACTACCCGCTCAAGAACCTCAACGTGGTGGTGCCCGATCCCGACGTGCTGACTTTTGACCTGGACAAGCTGCAGCCCGAGTTCATGATCCTGGCCTCGGACGGCCTGTGGGACGCCTTCAGCAACGAGGAAGCTGTACGCTTTGTCCGGGAACGCCTCGACGAGCCACATTACGGCGCCAAGAGCATCGTGTTACAGTCGTTCTACCGCGGCTGCCCCGATAACATCACTGTCATGGTGGTGAAGttcaaaagcattaaaaatgaagaatag
- the arl14 gene encoding ADP-ribosylation factor-like protein 14 encodes MGLKGSKLPDARILLLGLDGAGKSTLLFKLKYAESFQTVPTVGFNVEMMEAKQNRKKITLTVWDVGGQEKMRTYWKNYYQDTAGLLFAVDCWDRRRLDEARQELERVLKNEHLRGRPVVILANKQDKQGALTATELTETLNLRKMCSNRDWFVQPCSGKTGAGLPEGFRRLAHLVKTTSDNNIKETVRYLSKSIKR; translated from the coding sequence ATGGGCCTAAAGGGATCGAAGCTCcccgatgcccgcattctcctcCTCGGCCTGGACGGAGCCGGGAAATCAACTCTCCTCTTTAAACTGAAGTACGCAGAGTCCTTTCAAACGGTCCCGACCGTCGGCTTCAACGTGGAGATGATGGAAGCGAAGCAGAACCGGAAGAAGATCACGCTGACCGTGTGGGACGTAGGAGGACAGGAGAAGATGAGAACGTACTGGAAGAATTACTACCAAGACACGGCCGGGCTTCTGTTCGCTGTCGACTGCTGGGACAGGAGACGTCTGGATGAGGCGAGGCAAGAGCTGGAGCGCGTGCTGAAGAACGAGCACCTCCGAGGACGTCCCGTGGTCATCCTGGCTAACAAGCAGGACAAACAAGGAGCGCTGACAGCGACCGAGCTGACGGAGACGCTTAACCTGAGGAAGATGTGCAGCAACAGGGACTGGTTCGTTCAGCCGTGTTCGGGGAAGACCGGCGCCGGGCTGCCGGAGGGGTTCAGGAGGCTGGCTCACCTGGTGAAGACCACCTCCGACAACAACATTAAAGAGACAGTGCGGTATCTGAGCAAGTCAATAAAGAGGTAG
- the ppm1la gene encoding protein phosphatase 1L isoform X1, with product MIGDAMTLLSLLGRIMRYFLLRPETLFLLCISLALWSYFFHTDEVKTIVRSSRDAVKMVKGKVAEMMMMQDVTGGGLQVVDGEFSKTWGFKSHNVAVYSIQGRRDHMEDRYEVLTDLTNRSHPSIFAIFDGHGGEAAADYVKAHLPEALRQHLQAYEREKKDSQLSYASILEQRILAVDRDMVERFSASHEEAGTTCLVALLSDRELTVANVGDSRGVLCDKDGNAVALSHDHKPYQLKERKRIKRAGGFISFNGSWRVQGILAMSRSLGDYPLKNLNVVVPDPDVLTFDLDKLQPEFMILASDGLWDAFSNEEAVRFVRERLDEPHYGAKSIVLQSFYRGCPDNITVMVVKFKSIKNEE from the exons ATGATAGGAGACGCGATGACGCTGCTGTCTCTCCTGGGTCGCATCATGCGTTATTTCTTGCTCCGGCCGGAGACGCTGTTCCTCCTGTGCATCAGCCTGGCCCTCTGGAGCTACTTCTTCCACACGGACGAGGTGAAGACCATCGTCAGGTCCAGCCGGGACGCCGTCAAGATGGTGAAGGGCAAAGTGGccgagatgatgatgatgcaggaCGTCACCGGCGGCGGCCTGCAGGTGGTGGACGGCGAGTTCTCCAAGACCTGGGGCTTCAAGAGCCACAACGTGGCCGTGTACTCCATCCAGGGCCGCAGGGACCACATGGAGGACCGCTACGAGGTGCtcacagacctgaccaacaggAGCCACCCATCCATATTTGCCATTTTTGATGGCCACGGTGGCGAG GCGGCTGCTGACTATGTGAAGGCTCACCTGCCCGAGGCTCTCAGGCAACACCTGCAGGCTTACGAGCGTGAGAAGAAAGACAGCCAGCTCTCGTACGCCTCCATCCTGGAGCAGCGCATCCTCGCCGTGGACCGAGACATGGTGGAAAGGTTCTCCGCCTCGCACGAAGAAGCAG GTACCACGTGTTTGGTGGCTTTGCTGTCGGATCGAGAGTTGACGGTGGCGAACGTCGGCGACTCCCGTGGCGTTTTGTGCGATAAGGACGGGAACGCCGTGGCTTTATCTCACGACCACAAGCCTTATCAGCTGAAAGAGCGCAAGAGAATCAAACGTGCAG GGGGTTTCATTAGTTTCAACGGCTCATGGCGGGTCCAGGGCATCCTGGCCATGTCGCGCTCTCTGGGCGACTACCCGCTCAAGAACCTCAACGTGGTGGTGCCCGATCCCGACGTGCTGACTTTTGACCTGGACAAGCTGCAGCCCGAGTTCATGATCCTGGCCTCGGACGGCCTGTGGGACGCCTTCAGCAACGAGGAAGCTGTACGCTTTGTCCGGGAACGCCTCGACGAGCCACATTACGGCGCCAAGAGCATCGTGTTACAGTCGTTCTACCGCGGCTGCCCCGATAACATCACTGTCATGGTGGTGAAGttcaaaagcattaaaaatgaagaatag